The DNA segment ACGGATCCGCGCTACTACAAGTGGACGCAGTGGATCTTCATCCAGCTCTTCAAGGCGGGCCTGGCCGAGAAGAAGGAGGCCGCGGTCAACTGGTGCCCGAAGGACCAGACGGTCCTCGCGAACGAACAGGTCATCGCCGGCCTCTGCGAGCGGTGCGACACCGCGGTCGAACAGCGCATGCTGAGCCAGTGGTTCTTCCGGATCACGGACTACGCGCAGCGTCTGCTCGACAACCTGGACTGGATCGACTGGTCCGAAACCACGAAGACGGCCCAGCGCAACTGGATCGGCCGCTCCGAGGGCGCGCGGCTGCACTTCCCGCTCTCGGGCGTTGCGGGGGGGGCGGCCGCCGCGGACGCCTCGGGCACTGAGGACTCGGATCGGATCGAGGTGTTCACGACGCGCCCCGACACGCTCTTCGGCGCGACGTTCATGGTGCTGGCGCCGGAGCATCCCCTCGTCGAGAGGCTCACGACGGACGAGCGGCGCGCCGACGTGGAGGCCTACGTGCGCGCGGCCGCGGCGATCGACCTCGTGGAACGGCAGAAAACGGACGAGCGCGAGAAGACCGGCGTGTTCACGGGCGGGTACGCGCGGAACCCGGCCACGGGAGAGGACATTCCCGTGTGGGTCGCCGACTACGTCCTCATGGACTACGGCACCGGCGCGATCATGGCCGTGCCCGGGCACGATCAGCGGGACTTCGATTTCGCGCGCCAGTTCGGGTTGGGCGTCGCCCAGGTCGTGTGCTCCCGCGCGGCGCTCCCGGAGGGCGCGGATCCGGCGGATGTCGGGGGAGCCGAGGCGGAGGCCGCCTTCGTCGAGCACACCGCCGATGAGATTCTCGTGAACTCCGGACGTTTCAGCGGCATGGAGGCCGACGCGGGCGGGCGCGCGATCACCGAGTGGCTGGCGGAGCGCGGATTCGCGGCGGCGGAGGTCAACTACCGGCTCCACGACTGGTGCATCTCCCGGCAGCGGTACTGGGGGCCGCCGATCCCCATCATCTACTGCGACGACTGCGGCCCGCAGGCGGTGCCGGAGGAGGACCTCCCCGTCGTCCTTCCCTTCGTCGAGGATTTCCGCCCCACGGCGACGGGCGTGAGTCCGCTCGCGCGCGACCCGGCGTTCCACGCGGCGGCGTGTCCGGCGTGTGGCGCCGAGGCCCGGCGCGAGACCGACGTCTCCGACACCTTCCTCGATTCGGGCTGGTACTTCCTGCGCTATCCCTCGACCGAGTTCGACGACCGTCCGTTCGACTCCGCGCGGACGCGGGAGTGGCTACCCGTCAGCAGCTACATCGGAGGCGAGGAACACTCCGTCCTCCACCTCCTCTACTCCCGCTTCCTCACGATGGTGCTGCACGACCTCGGGCACCTCGAGTTCGAGGAGCCGTACGACCGCTTCCGCAAACACGGCCTCCTCATCAGGGACGGCGCCAAGATCTCGAAGTCGCGCGGCAACGTGATCCTTCCGGACGAGTACATCGCGCGGTTCGGCGCGGACACGTTCCGCATGTACCTGATGTTCCTCGGCCCCTTCCAGCGGGGCGGGGATTTCCGCGACAGCGGCCTCGCCGGGCCCGAGCGCTTCCTGAAGAAGGTGTGGGACAGCGTGACGGCCGCGGCCGAGGCGGGGCGCACGGGGTTCGACGACGCCGACGTGGAGCGGGCGCTGCACGCCACGATCCGGCAGATCTCGGAGGACCTCGAGGCGCTGAGCTACAATACGGCGATCGCCGCCGCGATGGACTACCTGAACACGCTGCGCTCCGGCGGGCGCACGGCCTCGATCGATGAGGTGCGGCCGCTCGTGATCATGATCGCGCCGGTC comes from the Candidatus Palauibacter soopunensis genome and includes:
- the leuS gene encoding leucine--tRNA ligase: MYDPSAIESRWQDWWEENGTNEPDLDAAERPFFNLMMYPYPSAEGLHVGNLYAFTGADIYGRFRRLLGDDVFEPIGYDAFGIHSENHALKVDTHPMELIPSNIRNFERMLRAAGLMADWSRTVDTTDPRYYKWTQWIFIQLFKAGLAEKKEAAVNWCPKDQTVLANEQVIAGLCERCDTAVEQRMLSQWFFRITDYAQRLLDNLDWIDWSETTKTAQRNWIGRSEGARLHFPLSGVAGGAAAADASGTEDSDRIEVFTTRPDTLFGATFMVLAPEHPLVERLTTDERRADVEAYVRAAAAIDLVERQKTDEREKTGVFTGGYARNPATGEDIPVWVADYVLMDYGTGAIMAVPGHDQRDFDFARQFGLGVAQVVCSRAALPEGADPADVGGAEAEAAFVEHTADEILVNSGRFSGMEADAGGRAITEWLAERGFAAAEVNYRLHDWCISRQRYWGPPIPIIYCDDCGPQAVPEEDLPVVLPFVEDFRPTATGVSPLARDPAFHAAACPACGAEARRETDVSDTFLDSGWYFLRYPSTEFDDRPFDSARTREWLPVSSYIGGEEHSVLHLLYSRFLTMVLHDLGHLEFEEPYDRFRKHGLLIRDGAKISKSRGNVILPDEYIARFGADTFRMYLMFLGPFQRGGDFRDSGLAGPERFLKKVWDSVTAAAEAGRTGFDDADVERALHATIRQISEDLEALSYNTAIAAAMDYLNTLRSGGRTASIDEVRPLVIMIAPVAPHIAEELWARLGGESSIFDHAEWPAWDESRLVVDEVELPVQVNGRLRATIRVARGAPEDVVREAALAEANVIRRLDGVAIRKVIHVPDRMLNLVVS